The Nocardioides sp. cx-173 genome segment GCGGCGTCGTCTTCGTCGTGGGTCTCGTGGAGGGCGCACCAGTCGTGGACGAGGTGGAGGCGTCGCAGCTCGGCGTCGGTGGCTGCTCGGGTCTCGGCGCGGACACCGTCGAGCAGTTGTCTGCTCTGGTCGGGTCCGGGGGTGCTCATGGGTCCACTCAAGCACCCGCCACCGACAGTCAAGAGGTCGAGAATGCCCTTTGTCCACAGGGCTCTGAGCACTTCTCAACCTCTCGGTGGTCGAGGTGCGAAGGCGTGCAACGCGCCCCTTCGGTGGTCGAGGTGCGAAGGCGTGCAGCGCCCCTTCGGTGGTCGAGGTGCGAAGGCGTGCAACGCCTGAGCCTCGAGACCTCCGCCGGCGACCTGACCGCCGTACCCCGACGCTGCTTGTCGACTCACCGGGTCTCGAGGCTCGTCGCTGACGCTCCTCACACCTCGACCACCGGAGGGGCCTCGGTGGTCGAGGTGCGAAGGCGCCCTGGCGCCTGAGCCTCGAGACCCCGGTGACCTGACCGCCGTACCCCGGGGCTGCTTGTCGGCTCGCTGGGTCTCGAGGCTTGTCGCTGGCGCTCCTCGCGCCTCGACCACCGGAAGGCTTCGGTGGTCCAGGTGTGAAGGCGCTCTGGCGCCTGAGCCTCGAGACCTCCGTGACCTGACCGCCGTACCCCGGGGCTGCTTGTCGGCTCGCTGGGTCTCGAGGCTCGTCGCTGGCGCTCCTCACACCTCGACCACCGAGAAGCCGCTGGCGCTCCTCACACCTCGACCACCGAACGCAGGCCGCGACCTCTAGGCGGAGGTCAGCAGGCGCCGTCGAGGTCGTCGGCGGAGTTGGCGGCGTAGCCCTCGCTGAGGGAGCCGACGGAGCCGCCGGTGACGACGTTCGGATCCGGCTTCTTCGACTTCTGGGGGGCGTTGACGGTCTTGCCCTCGGCCTTGTCGATGGCCTGGCGCACCTTGCGCTTGACCAGCTTGATGTCGGGGTGGGCGGTGGTGATCATCGGGGGCACCAGGGAGAGCGTGGACATCTTCTGCTCGCGCGCCTTGAGGGCGAGGGAGACGAAGGTGTCGAACTCCGAGGTCGGGACGTTGGTCGAGATCATCTCCGACGAGGCCTGGGCGAGGTCGCCGAAGTTGGCGACGACCGACTGGGGGCTGACCTGCTCGAGCATCGCGTTCATGACGCACTTCTGCCGCGCCATGCGCGAGTAGTCGTCGGAGCCCTCGCGGGCCCGGGCGTACCAGAGGGTGTCGTGGCCGTTCAGCTTGCGCACGCCCGGCTCGATGTAGCCGGTGACATCGTCACCGAGGCCACCGACCGGGATCGGCGAGCGCACGTTGAGGGTGACCCCTCCGACGGCGTCGACCAGGCCCTTGAAGCCGGCGAGGTTGACCATGGCCCAGTAGTTGATCTTCAGGCCGGTGATGCCCTCGATGGCCGAGACGGTGGCGTCCACGCCGGGATTCTCGGAGTCCGGGAACAGCTCGGGGTTGTCCTGGGCCCAGGTGCTGACGCCGTTGAGGTAGCAGCCGTCGCAGTCGAAGCCGTCGGGGAACTGCTCGCGCATCACCGAGCCCTTGGCGAACGGGAAGTTCGCCAGGTTGCGCGGCAGCCCGATCAGCACGGTGCGGCCGGTGTCCTCGTCGATGGAGGCGACGGTCATGGAGTCGGGGCGCAGGCCCCAGCGGCCCGCGCCGGAGTCGCCGCCCATCAGCAGCACGTTGTAGCGGCCGTCGTTGGCGCTGGTGTCGCCGCCGTGGCCGGAGAGGGAGATGAGCAGGTCGCGCTGCACCTGCACGAGGTGGGCGCCGAACAGCAGTACGCCGGCGACGGCGAAGCACATCAGCCCGTTGACGCCGACCATCGCGCGCCGGTGGCTCATCCCGAGCGTCAGCGGCTGACCCAGCCGCCATGCGTCCACGAGCAAGGCGGCCCAGCCGATGGCCGCCGCCGTGAGCACCAGGCGCATCACGAGCAGCAGCCCGGTGCTGGTACCCATCCAGATCAGCAGCCCGCGATCGACGACCACGGCGAGCAGCGTGACCGCGAGCAGCCCGAGCATGCCCAGCCAGATCCGCAGGGCCGCGAGGCCGACCTTGCGGTTGCCGGCGACGAGCTGCGCGGAGCCGGGGACCACGAGTGTCATCACCATCAACGACATGGCTCGACGGAAGCGGACGCGCGAAGCACGCTCGACCGTGGAGGACATGGGACGCCTCTTTCCAGCACCGGGGGAAGGAACAGTGCTGCCGCCCAGTATCACCAGTCCCATGCGTCACAGGCGGCTGCGACGCGCCGAGAGCGCCTCAGGAGCGGCCCTGATCGATCTCCTGCTTGCGGGCCAGCCGGTGCGCCCGGCGGATCTGCGCCTCCCGCAGGCGGCGTACCTCGTCGGGCGACTCCGGCGCCAGCGGCGGCACCGGCCGCGGCCGGCCCTCCTCGTCGATCGCGACGAACACGAAGTAGGCCGACGCGACGTGCAGGCTCTCGGCCGACGGCTCGTCCCAGGGCTGCGCCTCCACGCGCACCCCGACCTCCATCGAGGACCGGCCGGCCCAGTTGACCTGGCTGAAGGTCCGGACGATGTCGCCGACGTGCACCGGCGCGAGGAACGCCATCTCGTCGAGCGCGGCCGTCACGGCCGGGCCGGCGCTGTGCCGCTGCGCCACCGCACCCGCCGTGGAGTCGGCGAGCTTGACGATCTCGCCGCCGTGGATGTTGCCGAGCAGGTTGGCCTCCCGCTCGGAGGTGATGACGGCCAGGGACACGCGGGCGAACGACGGTGACCGGGGCTCGAGTGCGGGCGTCACGATCGCCACGCTACTCGGGGGCTGCACCAGGACCTCGACCTGCTGGCCCAGGGCATCGCGGCGTCGCTCGAAGAGCTGTTGTTGGCGCCCGCACGGTAGCGTCGCGCCCATGGCAGATCGTCCGGGGAACGGCGGTCCCGAGGACGGGACCAAGTACGGCTGGCTCTACGGCGCCAAGGGCGGGCAGGAGCCCCCACCCGACGCGACGCGCGCCATCCCCCGACAGCAGCGCCCCTCACCGCGCCCCTCACCGGAGCGCCCCCGCGAGGACGCCACCCGGGTCATGCCCACGCAGCAGCCCCCTCCCGGACGCACGCCCCGCTCCCCGGCGCCGGCCCCGGCGCCCGCCCCGCCGCCCACGCGCGGCGGCGGCAGCCGGTTGCGCCGACCCCGCTTCTGGCTCCGGCTGGTCCCCCTGGTGCTGGCGCTGTGGCTGATCTACACGCTGGCGGTGCCGTTCTTCGCGTGGCGGAGCACCGACAAGGTGGCGTTCGCGCCCGACGGCGACCGCCCGGGCGACCAGCCCGGCACGACGTACCTCATGGTCGGCAGCGACTCCCGCAAGGGCCTGACCAAGGAGGAGCGCAAGAAGTTCAGCACCGGCAACCCGAGCAGCGAGCTCACCGACACGATCATGCTCCTGCACACCGGCGACGGGCCGGACGTGCTGCTGTCGATCCCGCGCGACTCGATCGTCGACATGCCGGGGCACGGGGAGAGCAAGATCAACTCCGCCTACTCCCGCGGCGGGGCCAAGCTGCTCGTGGAGACGATCGAGAACGCGACCGGCATCCGCATCGACGAGTACGTCGAGATCGGCCTGGGCGGCGTCGCGGGCGTCGTGGACTCCGTGGGCGGCATCGAGGTCTGCCCCAAGAAGGCCATCAAGGACAAGCTCGCCGGGCTGGACATCGCGAAGGGCTGCCAGGAGATCGACGGCACCGAGGCACTGGCCTACTCGCGCTCGCGCAAGCAGTCCGCGCTCGGCGACCTGGACCGGGTCCAGCGCCAGCGCGAGGTCGTGGCGGCCGTCGGCAAGAAGGTCCTCTCGCCGTGGACCGTGGTCAACCCGGTCCGCTGGTGGCGGCTCAACAACGCGGTGCCCGGGTTCTTCGGCTTCGGCGAGGACACCAGCACCGTCGACGCCGGCCGCTGGGCGCTGGCCATGACCAAGGTCGGCGGCAAGGACGGACGGACCTGCACCATGCCGGTGACCGACGGCTCCGCCAACACCTGGGACCGCGACCGGGCCGAGCCGATCTTCCAGGCCTTCATCGAGGACCGCACCGACGACATCACCGACGCCCAGTGCACCGCGAGCGGGCTGCCGGGGCGCCGGTGACCGGCTACGAGACCCTCGCCCTGGAGGTCGACGACGACGGGGTGGCGACGCTGACGCTGGACCGCCCCGACGCGCTCAACGCGTTCGACCTGACCATGGCCCGCGAGCTGGAGCGCTTCTTCCTCACCGACGCCCGCGACGACGCCGTGCGCGCCGTCGTCGTCACCGGCGCGGGCCGGGCCTTCTGCGCCGGCATGGACCTGTCGGCGCAGGGCAACGTGTTCGGCCTCGACGAGACCCTCGCCCCGACGCCCGAGGACCTGCGCGCCCACCTGAGCGAGGCGCCGTACCACGACGGGGTCCGCGACACCGGCGGCCGCGTCACCCTCGCGATCCACGCCCTGCCCAAGCCCGTCATCGCCGCCATCAACGGCGCCGCGGTGGGCATCGGCGCCACCATGACCCTGGCGATGGACCTGCGTCTCGCCTCGACCCGGGCCCGCATCGGCTTCGTCTTCGGCCGGCTCGGGATCGTCCCGGAGGCCGCGTCCTCCTGGTTCCTGCCGCGCATCGTCGGCATCCAGCAGGCCCTGGAGTGGGTGTACGCCGCGGATATCCTCACCGCGGAGCAGGCGCTGACCGGTCGGCTCCTGCGCTCGGTGCACGAGCCCGACGACCTGCTGCCCGCGGCGCAGGAGCTCGCCCGCTCCTTCGTCGTCGACCGGTCCCCCGTGGCCCTCGGCCTGGCCAAGCAGCTGCTGTACCGCAACGGAGCCGCCGCCGACCCGCTCGAGGCGCACCTGTCGGACTCGCTCGCGATGTTCTACACCTCGGTCGGCGACGGCGTGGAGGGCGTCGCAGCCTTCCGGGAGAAGCGCGCGCCGCGCTTCTCGGGCAAGGCGAGCGACCTGCCGCGGGTCTTCTGATCCGAGAGGCCGAAACCGCCGACAGTGGGGGTCGTCGGCGGTCTCGGCCAGACAGGACTACCAGGCCTGCCCGGCGTCAGGCCCGGGACGGGGAAGTCTTTACCCCGAGGGCCCGGTGGGCTAGAGCACCTGCCCCTCGAGGGCCTCGGTGAGCAGCGCGACCAGGGCCTCCAGCTGGACGTCGGACGACGCGGCGATCTCCTCGTCGGAGCCGTCGAGGGCGCGAGCGGCCAGCCCGGCCTTGCTGTCGATGAGCTCGGCGATCTTGGTGTCGATGGTCTGCGCCGCGATGATCCGCCACGCAGTGACCGGCTCCTCCTGGCCGATGCGGTGGACCCGGTCGATGGCCTGGGTCTGCTCCGCGTCGGTCCACGAGAGCTCGGCCAGCACCACGTTGGAGGCGACCTGGAGGTTCAGGCCCACGCCGGCGGCCATCAGCGAGCAGACCGCGATGTGCACGTCGGGGTCGTTGACGAACGCGTCGATGTTGCGCTGCCGCTTGGCCGCCGACTGGTCCCCCCGGATGGAGGCGTAGCCGATGCCGCGCTTGGCGAAGGTCTCCTCCGCGAGGTCCATGACGTCGACGTGCTTGGCGAAGAACACGACCTTGCCGACGTTGCGGGCGAGCTGCGCGGCGTAGTCGGCCGCCAGGCCGGCCTTGGCCTGGCCGATGCGGCGCACCATGCCGAAGACGTTCTCGCCGGTCTTGGCGGACTCGGAGTCCGAGAGCTCCCAGCCGGCCACGCGGCGTACGAGCTCGTGGTCGATGCCCTCGACCTGGACGCCGGACGAGCGGGTCTCCAGCGCGCTGCGGTAGCGGGCGACCAGCCGCTCGGCGAGCTCGCGCTCGGCGTCACGGATCGAGCGCCCGATGACGTCGTCCAGCTCGACCGGGATGTCGGCCACCCGGCGGGCCGGGATGTCCTTGGCGACGTCGATCTTGCGCCGCCGCACGATGCCCAGCTCGATGACGCTGTTGCGGGCGTTGGGGTAGAACCCGGGGTCCACCGGGGTCAGGCCGGTCTCCTCGAGCGCCGCCATGAGCTCCGGGCCCGGCGCCTTCTCCCCGATCCAGCCCAGGAACTGCCAGATCGCGCGGAAGTCGTCGATGTCGTTGATGAGGGGGGTGCCGGTGAGGGCCATGAGCAGCGGGCGGGCGAAGCGCGCGCGGATCCGGTCGGAGATCTGCAGGACGTGCTGGGAGCGCTGGGACTTCTTGTTCTTGATGAAGTGCGCCTCGTCGACCACCATGCCGCGGAACCCGAGGTCCCCCAGCCAGCCGACGTGCCGGTCGAGCACCTCGTAGTTGACGACCACGATGTCGGCGAACGCGTCGATCTCGTCGCCGTCGCCGTGGATCACGGTCACCGGCCGGTTGGGCGTCCAGAGGTGGGCCTCGCGGGCCCAGTTGGTCTTGACCACGTTGGGGACGACCACCAGCAGCGGGTAGGCGTCGGCGGCGTGGGCGGCGAGCAGTGCCTGCGCGGTCTTGCCGAGCCCGGGCTCGTCGGCGAGCAGGAAGGTGCGGTGCCCGGCCTCCGCGGCGGCCACCACCTGCGCCTGGTGCGGCATCAGCTCGAGGCCCGGCGGCAGCCGAAGGGCGGTGGTGGGCTCCGGCAGCGTCATGCAGGACGAGGCGCCGCCGTACTCAAAGGACCGGAAGAGGGGCTCGAGGAGCTCCCACGTCGCCAGCCGACCGCCGTGGACGGGCTTGGGCCTGGGAGCGGAGAAGTCGGGGGTGAGGAACGGGTTGGAGAGCTGGCGGGAGATGACCGACTGTGGCACCACCCGGCGGGCGGGGTTGAGTGACGCCGGGAGCTCGGGGGCGACCCGCTCCTCCTCCTCGGGCACCTCGAGGCCGGCCTCCTCGAGGAACTGACGCCGCAGCGTCTGCGCGGCGTCGGAGACCTCGGCGTCCTCGGCCAGCAGGGAGAGCAGCGAGGTGTCGCGAGCGGCGGTCTTGGCCAGGATCGTGGCGACCCCGTCGAGCCGCTTGAGCTTCTCGGCACGCTGCGCCTCGGTGGCCTCGGTGTCGCTCTTCACCCGGGAGCGCTCCTCGCGCACGAGCAGCGCGATGACCTGGAACTTCGTGCGCGCAGGCCGGCTCACGGCGCCGCGCTGCACCTCGTTCTCGACCTCGCGCACGGCGCGCGCGAGGACCGGGATGATGCCCTCGTTGTCGAGGTTGCGGCCGCGCCGCTGGTTGCGCGGGGCGGTGCGCGTGGCGCCGGTACGGCGCTGGCCTCGTCGGGCCACAGACTCCTCCTTCGGGTGCCGCCTTGCCGCCGGAGCAGGCGTACGACACCACCAACGCTGTCCCGCGGTTGGGGCCGACGGAACGTCGAGCGGAGTGGCGTGCTGCGCACCCCGCGACGGTGCACGGCCCGACGGCATCGTGCGCGATCGCCGTGGTGGACCGGACGCACTCGGCCGTGCTGCGAGGCCGGTGCTGGCAACCAGCGTACCTCGCGATGCCGTGGGGCGTGAGTCGGCGCGCCCTGATCCGGCTCAGCGTCGCTGCGTCACCCAGGGCGCCGGCCGGGCGGGGTCCGCGAGGGCGGCGCGCCAGGCGAGGACGAGCTCGGTGCGCATGAGGCGCGCGGCACAGCGGCCCGGGTTGGCCCGGACGAGCCGGGTCAGCGCCTCGGCCAGGGCGGAGACGGCGTAGACGCTCATGCTCCACGCCGGGTGATGGTGGTCACAGGGGCAGTGTGGGCATCTGCCACTCCCATGGGAAGACCCTTTTCCATCGAGTGGAACATTCCACCCAGAAGATTTCAGGCCAGGACGGCCTGGGCGCTCTCCTGAAGCCGCTCCATGAGGGCGCGGATGACCGGGACCCGCTCCGCTCCGGGCCGGTGGACGAGGCCGACATGGCGCCGTCCGAACCAGTCGACGCGGCGCACGACGACCTCTGCGTGGCGGAACGCCGACAGCGCGAGCTCCGGAAGCGCGGTCACTCCGAGACCGTGCGCGACCAGGCTCTGCACCACCACGTAGTCGTCGCTCTCGTGGAGCAGCCGCGGCTCGAAGCCGGCGGCGCGACAGCACGCGACCAGGTGCTGGCGGCAGCGCTCGCAGCCCGCCACCCAGTCGCGCTCCGCGAGCACCGTGGCCCCCAGCGCCTCCGGCACGGTGTCGCCCGGGGGCAGCACCAGGTACATCGCCTCCACGCCCAGCGGCACCCAGGCCAGCGAGCCGTCGTCGTGCGGCGGCCCGTCGTAGCCGAAGACCAGGGCGACGTCACTCTCGCCGGCGAGCACCGAGGCCCACGCCTCCGGCGGCTCGGTCTCCACGAGGGTCACCTCGACGCCCGGGTGGTCGGCGTGGAGCGACCGTACGGCGGGTGGCACCAGCGTCGCGGTGCCCGACGGGAACGAGGCGAGGCGGACCGCGCCGGCGCGCAGCTCGGAGAGCGCGCCCAGCTCCTGGCCCGCCAGGTGCAGCGCGGTGTGGACGGCGTCGGCGCGCCGGAGCAGGGCCTCGCCCGCCTCGGTGAGCCGCGTGCCGCGCGTGGTCCGCAGCAACAGGGGCACGCCGGCCTCCCGCTCGAGCAACCGCAGCTGCTGGCTCACGGCCGACTGGGTCATGCCGAGGCCGCGGGCGGCGGCGCTGAGCGAGCCCGAACGCGCCACCTCGCGGAAGACGAGCACACGACGGGGGTCCATGAGCCCATTAGAACCGCTACGAACCACCATCAGCAATGACGGACTACCTAAGATCCGGCGGCCGGAGCACCATGGAGTCATGGAGACCCTGGGCTTGATCGGCGGCATGAGCTGGCACTCGACCGCGACCTACTACCGGATCATCAACGAGGTCGTGTCCGCAGCGCGCGGCGGCCACGCCTCCGCGCGGATCTCGCTGCAGTCCCTGGACTTCTCCGAGATCCGCGAGTGCCAGGTCGCAGGCGACTGGGACCGGGCGGCCGCGCTGCTGACCGAGGCCGCGCAGCGGTGCGTCCAGGGCGGCGCGACGACGGTGGCCATCTGCACCAACCTCATGCACAAGGTCGCCCCGCAGGTGGAGGCCGCCATCGATGTCCCGCTCGCCCACATCGGCGACGCCATCGGGGCGGAGGCCGGTCGCCACGGCTGGTCGACCCTCGGCATCCTCGGCACCCGCTGGGTGATGGAGGAGGACTTCTACGCGGGCCGCCTGGCCCGCCACGGCATCGGCGTCGTCGTCCCGGACGCCCCCACCCGCGACCAGGTCGACACCATCGTCTTCGACGAGCTCACGCAGGGCATCATCCGCGACACCTCGAGGGCGACGTACGTCGACACCATCCGGCGACTCGCCGACCAGGGCGCCGAGGCCGTGGTGCTGGCCTGCACCGAGGTCGGGCTCCTGATCAGCCCCGAGGACAGCCCACTGCCGCTCATCGACAGTGCGGAGGTCCACGCCCGCCACCTCGCCGGCATCGCGCTGGGCGCCGGCCTGCCGACCGCCTAGCTTGTTACCGACAGGGTGTCGGTAACATGGAGGCATGTTCCTTGCCCTCCGAGAGCTGATCTTCGCCCGAGGCCGGTTCGCCCTGATGGGAGCGGTCGTCGCCCTGATCGCCATCTTGATGGTCCTGCTCAGCGGACTGTCCGTCGGGCTCGCCAACGACGGCGTGTCCGGGCTGCAGCGCATGCCGGCGACGTCCTTCGCGTTCCAGGAAGACGTGTCCGAGGACTCCGCCTTCTCGCGCAGCGTGGTCGGGCCCGAGGCGGTCGCCGCCTGGGAGAGGCAGGACGGCGTCGCCGAGGCGGCCCCCTTCGGCAACACGCTCGTCAACGCCCGCACCGACCGGGACGTCGAGATCGACCTCGCACTGTTCGGGGTGGAGACGGGCAGCTTCGTGGACCCGGAGGTGGCGTCCGGCTCGCGCCTCGCCGGCGAGGGCGAGGTCGTCATCAGCGCGACCGCGGCCGAGGAGGGGATCGACCTCGGTGACACCGTCGTGCTTGAGCCCTCCGGGGTCGAGCTCCAGGTCGTCGGCATCCTGGGCGAGCAGCACACCTTCGGTCACGTCGACATCGGGTACCTGCCGCTGCGCTCGTGGCAGGAGATCCGCGCCGGCGTCCGCCCGGGCGACGTCGTCAGCGATCGCGTCTACGACGAGTTCACGGCCGCGGCCGTGCGCGCCGAGGACGGCGCCGAGCCGGACCTGGCCGCCGGCGACGAGGCGGCGGGCACGACGTCGCTGACCCGCGAGGAGTCCTACGGGGCCTCCCCCGGGTACACCGCCGAGACCTCCACCCTGCAGCTGATCCAGGGCTTCCTGTACGCGATCTCGGCGCTGGTCGTCGGCGCCTTCTTCACCGTGCTCACCATCCAGCGACGCCAGGAGATCGCCGTGCTGCGTGCCATGGGCGCGAGCACCGGCTACCTGTTGCGCGACAGCCTCCTGCAGTCGCTCGTGCTCCTCGTCCTCTCGGCCGGCTTGGGCATCGGCGTGGGCCTGGCCGCCGGCGCCGCGATCTCGTCCACGGCGATGCCGTTCGCGCTCGAGGTGGGCCCGATCGTCGGCGCCACCGCGCTGCTGCTGGCGCTGGGGCTGCTGGGCGCCGCCGCCGCCGTCGTCCGGATCACCCGGGTCGACCCGCTCACCGCCCTGGGAGGCAACCGATGACCGCCGTACTCACCTTGTCCGAGGTGACCCTGCTGCACGGGGACGGCGAGGAGACCGTCCGGGCGCTGGACAGGGTCACGCTGGAGGTGTCGGCCGGCGAGCTCGTCGCGATCGTCGGCCCCTCGGGGTCCGGCAAGTCGAGCCTGCTCGCAGTGGCCGGCGCCCTGACCGCGCCGACCTCCGGGTCGGTGCGGCTCGGCGGGCTCGACCTGGCCGGGGCCTCGCCCCGTGAGCTGACGCGCGTGCGCCGGGAGCGGATCGGCTTCGTCTTCCAGAGCGGCAACCTGGTGCCCGCCCTGACGAGCATCGATCAGGTCCGGCTGCCGCTCACGTTCGGTCGCACGAGCGACTCCCGCGACCCCCTCGAGCTCCTCGCGGAGGTGGGCATGGAGCAGAAGGCCCGACGGCGGCCGCACCAGCTCTCGGGCGGCGAGCGGCAGCGGGTCGGCATCGCCCGTGCGCTGGTCACCCGTCCCCAGCTCCTCCTCGTCGACGAGCCGACCGCCGCACTCGACCGCGCCCGCAGCCAGGACGTCGTGTCGCTCCTGGCCCGCGAGGCCCATGAGCACGGAGTGGCGACGGTGATGGTCACCCACGACCATGAGGTCCTGGGGCACTGCGACCGGGTGCTCGAGATGGTCGACGGGCGACTCTCCCCCGTGACCGGCCCGTGACCAGCCAGCCCGCCTGACGCGCCAGACTGGGGCCACGCAGCGCCAGGGAGGACACATGCCGCGCATCACGGGGGCCACGGTCGCCGAGCACCACGCCCAGCAGCGCCGCGCCCTCCTCGATGCGGCTCGGCAGATCCTCGCCGAGAAGGGTGAGGTGCCGGCCATGGGCGAGGTGGGCCGCAGAGCGGGCCTCGCCCGGAGCAGCGTCTACCAGTACTTCTCCTCGTCGGAGGACCTGCTCGCGGCGGTCGTCGGCGACGCGTTCCCCGACTGGGCCCGCCAGGTCCTGGACAAGGTGGCCTCGGCTCCCACTCCCGGCACCCGCGTGTGGGCGTACGTCGAGGCCAACATCGACCTCTTCGCCAGCTCCGAGCTGGCGGTCGCGCAGGTCCTCAGGCGGATCGTGGACCCCCAGGTGCTGCAGCGGCCGATGAAGGACTTCCACGTCCAACTGCAGCGGCCGCTGAGACAGGCCCTCGCCGACCTCGGTGACCCCGAGCCCGAGGCCATGGCCGAGCACGTCGACTCCCTCGTCATGCAGGCCTCCACCGAGATCGGCGCGGCCCCGGAGGACTCTCGGCCGGAGGCGCGCCTGCGCGCACTCGCCCGGCTCCGACGCCTGCTCAGCGGCTATCTGCGCCTGGAGTGACGCGCCGGCGTGGGTCGTGCGCGGCCGCGCCGGTGCCGGTCCCCCCACGATGAAGTGCCCAGGTCTCGAGGCGGTACCTGCGGCGGGTGGACCGGCACCTCAGGCCGAGGCGGGCGGCCACCCGGCAGGGCAGGATCTCGGTGGTCGGCACGGCGCCGACGCGCAGAAGGGGGCAGCTCCGATGTTCGCCGAGGTACCGGCCCTACCCGTCGTGGTCCCGCTGGCCGTGGTCGTCCTGGCGGCGCTGCTGTGGCGCCTGCACCGACGAGGCATGCTCACGGTGCCGCGCGCCGCGGTGGCGCTCGCCGTGTGCGTCTACGTCGCCGGGGTCGTCGCCAACACGATCTTCCCGATCTTCCTGGACAAGCCCCGCGGCGACGCCCGGTGGAGCGCCCACGTCGTCCTCACGCCGCAGGTTGAGTACGAGATGGTCGACGCGGTGACCAACATCTGCGTGTTCGTGCCGATCGGGCTGCTGCTCCCGCTGCTCCTGCCGCGGTCCTCCTGGCCGCGCCTGCTGCTGGCGGCGGCGGCCCTGAGCGCCGGCATCGAGGTGACGCAGTACGCCACCGCCCACCTGCTCGGCGGCGGACACATCGCCGACGTCGACGACCTGATCTTCAACGTGCTCGGCGCCGCCCTGGGGCTGCTCGCGCTCGCCGCGCTGACGCGGGTCCCGCTCGCCGCCCGCCTGGTCGACCGGTTCCGCTGGTCACCGGAGCCCCTCAGAGCTGGCTCTGCACACCCGCAAGGAGCTGACGCGCCATCACGATCCGCTGAACCTGGTTGGTCCCCTCGTAGATCTGGGTGATCTTGGCGTCGCGCATCATCCGCTCGACCGGGTAGTCGCGGGTGTAGCCGTAGCCGCCGAGGACCTGCACCGCATTGGTGGTGACCTCCATGGCGACGTCGGAGGCGAAGCACTTGGCCGCGGCGCCGAAGAAGGTGAGGTCGGGGTCGTTGCGCTCGGAGCGGCCGGCGGCGGCGTAGGTCATCTGGCGCGCGGCCTCCACCTTCATGCCCATGTCGGCGAGCAGGAACTGCAGGCCCTGGAAGTCCGAGATCGGCTTGCCGAACTGCTGGCGCTCC includes the following:
- a CDS encoding LCP family protein; the encoded protein is MSSTVERASRVRFRRAMSLMVMTLVVPGSAQLVAGNRKVGLAALRIWLGMLGLLAVTLLAVVVDRGLLIWMGTSTGLLLVMRLVLTAAAIGWAALLVDAWRLGQPLTLGMSHRRAMVGVNGLMCFAVAGVLLFGAHLVQVQRDLLISLSGHGGDTSANDGRYNVLLMGGDSGAGRWGLRPDSMTVASIDEDTGRTVLIGLPRNLANFPFAKGSVMREQFPDGFDCDGCYLNGVSTWAQDNPELFPDSENPGVDATVSAIEGITGLKINYWAMVNLAGFKGLVDAVGGVTLNVRSPIPVGGLGDDVTGYIEPGVRKLNGHDTLWYARAREGSDDYSRMARQKCVMNAMLEQVSPQSVVANFGDLAQASSEMISTNVPTSEFDTFVSLALKAREQKMSTLSLVPPMITTAHPDIKLVKRKVRQAIDKAEGKTVNAPQKSKKPDPNVVTGGSVGSLSEGYAANSADDLDGAC
- a CDS encoding acyl-CoA thioesterase; the encoded protein is MGATLPCGRQQQLFERRRDALGQQVEVLVQPPSSVAIVTPALEPRSPSFARVSLAVITSEREANLLGNIHGGEIVKLADSTAGAVAQRHSAGPAVTAALDEMAFLAPVHVGDIVRTFSQVNWAGRSSMEVGVRVEAQPWDEPSAESLHVASAYFVFVAIDEEGRPRPVPPLAPESPDEVRRLREAQIRRAHRLARKQEIDQGRS
- a CDS encoding LCP family protein, with the protein product MADRPGNGGPEDGTKYGWLYGAKGGQEPPPDATRAIPRQQRPSPRPSPERPREDATRVMPTQQPPPGRTPRSPAPAPAPAPPPTRGGGSRLRRPRFWLRLVPLVLALWLIYTLAVPFFAWRSTDKVAFAPDGDRPGDQPGTTYLMVGSDSRKGLTKEERKKFSTGNPSSELTDTIMLLHTGDGPDVLLSIPRDSIVDMPGHGESKINSAYSRGGAKLLVETIENATGIRIDEYVEIGLGGVAGVVDSVGGIEVCPKKAIKDKLAGLDIAKGCQEIDGTEALAYSRSRKQSALGDLDRVQRQREVVAAVGKKVLSPWTVVNPVRWWRLNNAVPGFFGFGEDTSTVDAGRWALAMTKVGGKDGRTCTMPVTDGSANTWDRDRAEPIFQAFIEDRTDDITDAQCTASGLPGRR
- a CDS encoding crotonase/enoyl-CoA hydratase family protein gives rise to the protein MTGYETLALEVDDDGVATLTLDRPDALNAFDLTMARELERFFLTDARDDAVRAVVVTGAGRAFCAGMDLSAQGNVFGLDETLAPTPEDLRAHLSEAPYHDGVRDTGGRVTLAIHALPKPVIAAINGAAVGIGATMTLAMDLRLASTRARIGFVFGRLGIVPEAASSWFLPRIVGIQQALEWVYAADILTAEQALTGRLLRSVHEPDDLLPAAQELARSFVVDRSPVALGLAKQLLYRNGAAADPLEAHLSDSLAMFYTSVGDGVEGVAAFREKRAPRFSGKASDLPRVF
- a CDS encoding DEAD/DEAH box helicase produces the protein MARRGQRRTGATRTAPRNQRRGRNLDNEGIIPVLARAVREVENEVQRGAVSRPARTKFQVIALLVREERSRVKSDTEATEAQRAEKLKRLDGVATILAKTAARDTSLLSLLAEDAEVSDAAQTLRRQFLEEAGLEVPEEEERVAPELPASLNPARRVVPQSVISRQLSNPFLTPDFSAPRPKPVHGGRLATWELLEPLFRSFEYGGASSCMTLPEPTTALRLPPGLELMPHQAQVVAAAEAGHRTFLLADEPGLGKTAQALLAAHAADAYPLLVVVPNVVKTNWAREAHLWTPNRPVTVIHGDGDEIDAFADIVVVNYEVLDRHVGWLGDLGFRGMVVDEAHFIKNKKSQRSQHVLQISDRIRARFARPLLMALTGTPLINDIDDFRAIWQFLGWIGEKAPGPELMAALEETGLTPVDPGFYPNARNSVIELGIVRRRKIDVAKDIPARRVADIPVELDDVIGRSIRDAERELAERLVARYRSALETRSSGVQVEGIDHELVRRVAGWELSDSESAKTGENVFGMVRRIGQAKAGLAADYAAQLARNVGKVVFFAKHVDVMDLAEETFAKRGIGYASIRGDQSAAKRQRNIDAFVNDPDVHIAVCSLMAAGVGLNLQVASNVVLAELSWTDAEQTQAIDRVHRIGQEEPVTAWRIIAAQTIDTKIAELIDSKAGLAARALDGSDEEIAASSDVQLEALVALLTEALEGQVL
- a CDS encoding LysR family transcriptional regulator, giving the protein MDPRRVLVFREVARSGSLSAAARGLGMTQSAVSQQLRLLEREAGVPLLLRTTRGTRLTEAGEALLRRADAVHTALHLAGQELGALSELRAGAVRLASFPSGTATLVPPAVRSLHADHPGVEVTLVETEPPEAWASVLAGESDVALVFGYDGPPHDDGSLAWVPLGVEAMYLVLPPGDTVPEALGATVLAERDWVAGCERCRQHLVACCRAAGFEPRLLHESDDYVVVQSLVAHGLGVTALPELALSAFRHAEVVVRRVDWFGRRHVGLVHRPGAERVPVIRALMERLQESAQAVLA
- a CDS encoding aspartate/glutamate racemase family protein produces the protein METLGLIGGMSWHSTATYYRIINEVVSAARGGHASARISLQSLDFSEIRECQVAGDWDRAAALLTEAAQRCVQGGATTVAICTNLMHKVAPQVEAAIDVPLAHIGDAIGAEAGRHGWSTLGILGTRWVMEEDFYAGRLARHGIGVVVPDAPTRDQVDTIVFDELTQGIIRDTSRATYVDTIRRLADQGAEAVVLACTEVGLLISPEDSPLPLIDSAEVHARHLAGIALGAGLPTA